One Nocardioides luti DNA window includes the following coding sequences:
- a CDS encoding DEDD exonuclease domain-containing protein translates to MSSAVQGAPSRWESQRSFDELGRPLRDLTFTVVDLETTGGSAGGGSMITEIGAVKVRGGEVLGEFQTLVNPHTPIPPFIAVLTGISNSMVAGAPSIESALPAFLEFAAGTVLVAHNAPFDVGFLKHFATEQGRPWPRFEVLDTAKLARRVITRDDAPNCKLSSLAKAFGSTTTPNHRALSDARATVDVLHGLMERLGSLGVHTLEELQTFSSRVSTAQRKKRHLAEALPHSPGVYLFRDDRARVLYVGTSRDLRTRVRSYFTASETRSRMGEMVGLASSVTGIACATVLEAEVRELRLIAEHKPRYNRRSRFPEKVHFVKLTREAWPRLSLVRRVLPDDADYLGPFSSKKTAEKCLAALHDTFPVRQCSDRLAREPSRAACVLAEMGRCLAPCDGSVDTTTYAAVVRQLRDTLLRRPDEVVEAINHRMSLLAADERFEEAGIHRDRLASFIRAAARTQRLSALTGCPEVVAARREDDGRWAVHVVRFGRLAAAGTIPPGADAHQFVAELRASAETVSGAPGPVPAATAEETEKVLRWLESPGIRLVEVDGEWTCPVAGATRHLALHDAVNQSRLSLVPFDDRRDLSPVHQPVR, encoded by the coding sequence ATGAGCAGCGCCGTTCAGGGTGCGCCTTCCCGCTGGGAGTCGCAACGAAGTTTCGACGAGCTGGGGCGACCGCTGCGCGACCTCACCTTCACCGTCGTCGACCTCGAGACCACGGGCGGCTCGGCGGGTGGCGGCTCGATGATCACCGAGATCGGCGCGGTCAAGGTCCGGGGCGGCGAGGTCCTCGGGGAGTTCCAGACCCTGGTGAACCCGCACACCCCCATCCCGCCGTTCATCGCGGTGCTGACCGGCATCAGCAACTCCATGGTCGCCGGCGCGCCGTCGATCGAGTCGGCCCTGCCGGCGTTCCTCGAGTTCGCCGCCGGCACCGTCCTGGTGGCCCACAACGCGCCGTTCGACGTCGGCTTCCTCAAGCACTTCGCGACCGAGCAGGGCCGGCCGTGGCCACGGTTCGAGGTCCTCGACACGGCGAAGCTCGCCCGCCGGGTGATCACCCGCGACGACGCCCCCAACTGCAAGCTCTCCTCGCTCGCCAAGGCCTTCGGCTCCACCACGACGCCCAACCACCGGGCCCTGTCCGACGCACGCGCCACGGTCGACGTGCTGCACGGCCTGATGGAGCGGCTCGGCAGCCTCGGGGTGCACACGCTCGAGGAGCTGCAGACGTTCTCCTCCCGGGTCAGCACGGCCCAGCGCAAGAAGCGGCACCTCGCCGAGGCGCTGCCGCACTCCCCCGGCGTGTACCTCTTCCGCGACGACCGCGCCCGGGTCCTCTACGTCGGCACCTCGCGCGACCTCCGCACCCGGGTGCGCTCCTACTTCACCGCCTCCGAGACGCGGTCGCGGATGGGCGAGATGGTCGGGCTGGCCTCGTCGGTGACGGGCATCGCGTGCGCGACGGTCCTCGAGGCCGAGGTGCGCGAGCTCCGGCTGATCGCCGAGCACAAGCCGCGCTACAACCGCCGCTCGCGCTTCCCCGAGAAGGTCCACTTCGTGAAGCTCACCCGCGAGGCCTGGCCGCGGCTCTCGCTGGTGCGACGGGTGCTCCCCGACGACGCCGACTACCTCGGCCCGTTCTCCTCGAAGAAGACCGCCGAGAAGTGCCTGGCCGCCCTCCACGACACCTTCCCGGTGCGCCAGTGCTCCGACCGGCTGGCCCGCGAGCCGTCGCGCGCCGCCTGCGTGCTGGCCGAGATGGGCCGCTGCCTGGCCCCGTGCGACGGGAGCGTCGACACGACGACGTACGCCGCCGTCGTCCGCCAGCTGCGCGACACCCTGCTGCGGCGTCCGGACGAGGTCGTCGAGGCGATCAACCACCGGATGTCCCTGCTGGCGGCGGACGAGCGCTTCGAGGAGGCCGGCATCCACCGCGACCGGCTGGCCTCCTTCATCCGCGCGGCGGCCCGCACCCAGCGGCTCTCCGCGCTGACCGGCTGCCCCGAGGTCGTGGCCGCCCGGCGTGAGGACGACGGGCGCTGGGCCGTGCACGTCGTGCGCTTCGGGCGCCTCGCCGCCGCCGGCACCATCCCGCCGGGCGCGGACGCCCACCAGTTCGTCGCCGAGCTCCGCGCCTCGGCCGAGACCGTGTCCGGTGCTCCCGGCCCGGTGCCCGCGGCCACCGCGGAGGAGACCGAGAAGGTCCTGCGCTGGCTGGAGTCGCCCGGCATCCGGCTGGTCGAGGTCGACGGCGAGTGGACGTGCCCGGTGGCCGGCGCGACCCGCCACCTGGCGCTGCACGACGCCGTCAACCAGTCCCGGCTCTCGCTGGTCCCCTTCGACGACCGGCGCGACCTGTCCCCGGTCCACCAGCCGGTTCGTTAG
- a CDS encoding histidine kinase, with protein sequence MTARDLQFVRLSGAARGFATLALVAPVLWSRDKPALLALGAVFLIWALVQLAQTRLRFSPTSTAAVEALAIGAVCGFSIHTSVAVLGALSVPPFAAGLRLGWRGVVTSLMVEAVAVALIPMLLFTHLTVDQSFAAFTWCVTGLGLGLIASFVHSTFQFSPDPLAPYRYAQSLIRELIDLSGGLSSGLDPVPLGSIILSTVRDDLPTAALALYVPRADSLTPLVTKTVTSSTDLTSVDELALEAWALSRPVMGGRTFAFPLVSEAGTTAVVGGLLSERLDPAQLGLEQRIRDLSARLTPSAVHLDTALLFAAFRDAATADERRRLAREMHDGVAQDIASLGYLVDALAARPASPEQAERIEVLRDRITAVVAEVRRSVVTLRTDAGASESLGAAIGSIARNLTEVSGVPIHVTLDERTTRLRPEVEAELFRIAQEAMTNAVRHSRATRIDVHCQVHAPGALITVTDDGQGLQAGREDSHGLEIMRERALLIGAALSIANGPDGGTVVAVRTTPEPGGASRDSDDTGAIVIA encoded by the coding sequence GTGACCGCCCGCGACCTGCAGTTCGTCCGCCTGAGCGGCGCCGCGCGCGGCTTCGCCACGCTCGCGCTCGTCGCGCCGGTGCTGTGGTCGCGCGACAAGCCGGCGCTGCTCGCCCTCGGCGCCGTGTTCCTCATCTGGGCGCTCGTGCAGCTGGCCCAGACGCGGCTGCGCTTCTCCCCCACGTCCACGGCCGCCGTGGAGGCCCTGGCGATCGGCGCGGTGTGCGGCTTCTCCATCCACACCTCGGTGGCCGTGCTGGGCGCCCTCAGCGTGCCGCCGTTCGCCGCCGGGCTCCGGCTCGGCTGGCGCGGCGTCGTCACGTCGCTGATGGTCGAGGCGGTCGCGGTCGCGCTGATCCCGATGCTGCTCTTCACCCACCTCACGGTGGACCAGAGCTTCGCCGCGTTCACCTGGTGCGTGACCGGGCTCGGCCTCGGCCTGATCGCGAGCTTCGTCCACTCGACCTTCCAGTTCTCGCCGGACCCGCTGGCGCCGTACCGCTACGCCCAGTCGCTGATCCGCGAGCTGATCGACCTCTCCGGCGGCCTCAGCTCCGGCCTGGACCCCGTCCCGCTCGGCTCCATCATCCTGAGCACGGTGCGCGACGACCTGCCGACGGCCGCGCTGGCCCTCTACGTGCCCCGCGCGGACTCCCTCACCCCGCTCGTCACCAAGACCGTCACGTCGTCCACCGACCTGACCTCGGTCGACGAGCTGGCGCTCGAGGCCTGGGCGCTGAGCCGGCCCGTCATGGGCGGGCGCACCTTCGCCTTCCCGCTGGTCAGCGAGGCCGGCACCACCGCCGTCGTGGGCGGGCTGCTCTCCGAGCGGCTCGATCCCGCCCAGCTCGGGCTCGAGCAGCGGATCCGGGACCTCAGCGCCCGCCTGACGCCGAGCGCCGTGCACCTCGACACCGCCCTGCTCTTCGCCGCGTTCCGCGACGCCGCCACCGCCGACGAGCGCCGCCGCCTGGCCCGCGAGATGCACGACGGCGTCGCCCAGGACATCGCCTCGCTCGGCTACCTCGTGGACGCGCTCGCGGCCCGGCCCGCCTCGCCGGAGCAGGCCGAGCGGATCGAGGTCCTCCGCGACCGGATCACCGCCGTCGTCGCGGAGGTACGCCGCTCCGTCGTCACGCTCCGCACCGATGCGGGTGCGAGCGAGAGCCTCGGCGCGGCGATCGGCTCGATCGCCCGCAACCTCACCGAGGTCTCCGGCGTCCCCATCCACGTCACGCTCGACGAGCGGACCACCCGGCTGCGTCCCGAGGTCGAGGCGGAGCTGTTCCGCATCGCGCAGGAGGCGATGACGAACGCCGTCCGGCACTCCCGCGCCACGCGCATCGACGTGCACTGCCAGGTGCACGCTCCCGGCGCCCTGATCACGGTGACCGACGACGGCCAGGGGCTCCAGGCCGGGCGCGAGGACTCCCACGGCCTCGAGATCATGCGCGAGCGGGCCCTCCTCATCGGGGCCGCGCTCTCGATCGCGAACGGTCCCGACGGCGGCACCGTCGTCGCCGTGCGCACCACGCCCGAACCGGGCGGCGCCTCCCGGGATTCGGACGACACGGGTGCGATAGTCATCGCATGA
- a CDS encoding Lrp/AsnC family transcriptional regulator, translating into MITAIVFVKADVARIPEVAEGIAALEGVSEVYSVTGQIDLIALVRVREHDDVAHVVADQLNKVPGVTATETHIAFRAYSRHDLESAFSLGLD; encoded by the coding sequence ATGATCACCGCCATCGTCTTCGTGAAGGCCGACGTCGCCCGCATCCCCGAGGTCGCCGAGGGCATCGCCGCGCTCGAGGGCGTCAGCGAGGTCTACTCCGTGACCGGCCAGATCGACCTGATCGCGCTGGTCCGGGTCCGCGAGCACGACGACGTCGCCCACGTCGTCGCCGACCAGCTCAACAAGGTGCCCGGGGTGACCGCCACCGAGACCCACATCGCGTTCCGCGCCTACTCGCGCCACGACCTCGAGTCGGCGTTCTCGCTCGGCCTCGACTGA
- a CDS encoding NYN domain-containing protein codes for MADTTFADLPDAVRTRVVALTADALPDVVRLPPALRRVADFAPARRARLGATAIGQALVQDDDFRDRVGTQVAARVPAVPEDAGERAAVTWLTRPEGWHDVVVEAVRELRERPAAVEQESGELDRLRRKVADVEQAARDQRALHRAQVDELKGENTTLRRKLGEARATERATRAELADAVRDDVAALAEAGERIAAQDKELRRLRAQVAQHDADAAASRRSVRVDREEATVRARLLLTTVIEAAAGLQRELGLPSTTGAPGDRVEAEVEAAAAAAAPSARSAAPSPAVLEQQLAMPGARLVVDGYNVTKAVWPASSLEAQRIRLLNGLAPLVARSGVETTVVFDAASSSQRPVVATPRGVKVLFSPQGVIADDVIRDLVDAEPTGRLVLVVTDDRELATSVERRGARTVPARTLESLLQT; via the coding sequence GTGGCCGACACGACCTTCGCCGACCTCCCCGACGCGGTGCGCACGCGCGTGGTGGCGCTGACCGCCGACGCCCTGCCCGACGTGGTGCGCCTGCCCCCGGCGCTGCGCCGGGTGGCCGACTTCGCGCCGGCACGCCGGGCCCGCCTGGGCGCGACCGCGATCGGCCAGGCGCTCGTGCAGGACGACGACTTCCGCGACCGGGTCGGCACCCAGGTGGCCGCGCGCGTGCCCGCGGTCCCCGAGGACGCCGGTGAGCGGGCGGCGGTCACCTGGCTGACCCGGCCCGAGGGCTGGCACGACGTCGTGGTCGAGGCCGTCCGCGAGCTGCGCGAGCGTCCCGCTGCCGTCGAGCAGGAGTCGGGCGAGCTGGACCGGCTGCGCCGCAAGGTCGCCGACGTCGAGCAGGCCGCCCGTGACCAGCGCGCGCTCCACCGTGCCCAGGTCGACGAGCTGAAGGGCGAGAACACCACGCTCCGGCGCAAGCTCGGCGAGGCCCGGGCGACCGAGCGCGCCACCCGGGCCGAGCTGGCCGACGCCGTCCGCGACGACGTCGCGGCGCTGGCCGAGGCCGGGGAGCGGATCGCCGCCCAGGACAAGGAGCTCCGCCGGCTGCGTGCCCAGGTCGCCCAGCACGACGCCGACGCGGCGGCCTCACGCCGCTCGGTGCGTGTCGATCGCGAGGAGGCGACGGTGCGGGCCCGGCTGCTGCTCACCACGGTCATCGAGGCCGCCGCCGGCCTCCAGCGCGAGCTGGGCCTGCCGTCGACGACGGGCGCCCCCGGCGACCGGGTCGAGGCCGAGGTCGAGGCCGCTGCCGCCGCGGCGGCCCCGTCGGCGCGGTCCGCCGCACCGAGCCCGGCGGTGCTCGAGCAGCAGCTCGCGATGCCCGGCGCCCGGCTGGTCGTGGACGGCTACAACGTCACCAAGGCGGTGTGGCCCGCCTCCTCCCTCGAGGCCCAGCGGATCCGGCTGCTCAACGGGCTCGCCCCGCTGGTCGCCCGCTCCGGCGTCGAGACCACGGTCGTGTTCGACGCGGCCTCCTCGAGCCAGCGCCCGGTCGTGGCGACGCCGCGCGGGGTGAAGGTGCTCTTCAGCCCCCAGGGCGTCATCGCCGACGACGTGATCCGCGACCTCGTGGACGCCGAGCCCACGGGGCGCCTCGTGCTCGTCGTGACGGACGACCGGGAGCTCGCGACCAGCGTCGAGCGGCGGGGTGCCCGGACCGTCCCGGCGCGCACGCTCGAGTCGCTCCTGCAGACCTGA
- a CDS encoding response regulator transcription factor, producing the protein MSSDPIRVLLVDDHELIRSGLAGIFELESDMTIVGEAGSVAESLAVWTAESPDVIVADLQLQDGTGLDIVRAVRKQSQTVGLVVLTMHSGDDQIFAAMEAGASGFVGKDAPSSEVVKAARHASVAPRSFICSGLGGAMMRRTAASSTRLSEREHEVLLLLADGLGAAAIGERLFMSESTAKSHIARIYQKLGVGNRAQALVTAMRIGLLSSVRPNGR; encoded by the coding sequence ATGAGCTCCGACCCCATCCGTGTCCTGCTGGTCGACGACCACGAGCTGATCCGCAGCGGTCTCGCGGGGATCTTCGAGCTCGAGTCCGACATGACGATCGTCGGCGAGGCCGGCAGCGTCGCCGAGTCCCTCGCGGTCTGGACCGCCGAGTCCCCCGACGTCATCGTCGCGGACCTGCAGCTGCAGGACGGCACCGGCCTCGACATCGTCCGCGCGGTCCGCAAGCAGAGCCAGACCGTCGGTCTCGTCGTCCTCACGATGCACTCCGGCGACGACCAGATCTTCGCCGCGATGGAGGCCGGCGCGTCCGGCTTCGTCGGCAAGGACGCGCCCTCCTCCGAGGTCGTCAAGGCGGCCCGGCACGCCTCGGTCGCGCCGCGGTCGTTCATCTGCAGCGGCCTCGGCGGCGCGATGATGCGGCGTACGGCCGCCAGCTCCACGCGCCTGTCCGAGCGCGAGCACGAGGTGCTGCTGCTGCTCGCGGACGGCCTCGGTGCCGCCGCCATCGGCGAGCGCCTCTTCATGAGCGAGTCGACCGCGAAGTCGCACATCGCCCGGATCTACCAGAAGCTCGGCGTCGGCAACCGCGCCCAGGCGCTGGTCACCGCGATGCGCATCGGGCTGCTCAGCAGCGTGCGCCCGAACGGTCGCTGA
- a CDS encoding M48 family metalloprotease, producing the protein MTHHDRPSDPRGDRTVALVVTVVSGLAFVVLALWLVPWHPVPGGTPPPADPGSVFSAEQISRAEDFSRWARVWSWSSLVVSLLVAGFLGLSRTGRRWVERLRGPWWFRVVVAVAALALVGRVVTLPFAVLLRREQLQYGLSTQAWSGFARDQAVGQVVTIVSTSLGLLVVVACARRWPRAWPAVAGGLVAALVLVGSFVYPVLVEPLFNSFTPLPDGPLRTQILRLADEEGVHVDDVLVADASRRTTTLNAYVSGLGSTRRVVVYDNLVDDLPQDEALSVVAHELGHAREGDVVTGSVLGAVGGAFGIGLLALVVGAVGGTGAAARPGERRRTGMADPAVVPLVLALVAFGTLLSSPVENAVSRQIETRADVDALEATHDPDAFIAMQRQLALRSLSDPTPPAWSQLWFGSHPTTLGRIAIAEQLRGNGDLTK; encoded by the coding sequence GTGACGCACCACGACCGACCGTCCGACCCGCGCGGCGACAGGACGGTGGCCCTCGTCGTCACCGTCGTCTCCGGCCTGGCCTTCGTGGTCCTGGCCCTCTGGCTGGTGCCGTGGCACCCGGTGCCCGGCGGCACGCCGCCTCCCGCCGACCCGGGGTCGGTGTTCTCGGCGGAGCAGATCTCCCGGGCCGAGGACTTCTCCCGCTGGGCCCGCGTCTGGAGCTGGAGCTCGCTGGTCGTCTCGCTGCTGGTCGCCGGCTTCCTCGGCCTCTCGCGCACCGGGCGGCGCTGGGTGGAGCGGCTCCGCGGGCCGTGGTGGTTCCGGGTGGTGGTCGCGGTCGCTGCGCTCGCCCTCGTGGGCCGCGTGGTGACGCTGCCGTTCGCGGTGCTGCTGCGCCGCGAGCAGCTGCAGTACGGGCTCAGCACCCAGGCCTGGAGCGGCTTCGCCCGCGACCAGGCGGTGGGCCAGGTGGTCACCATCGTGAGCACGTCGCTCGGCCTGCTGGTCGTGGTCGCGTGCGCCCGCCGCTGGCCGCGCGCCTGGCCCGCGGTGGCCGGGGGACTGGTGGCCGCGCTGGTGCTGGTCGGCTCGTTCGTCTACCCGGTCCTGGTCGAGCCGCTCTTCAACTCGTTCACCCCGCTGCCGGACGGCCCGCTGCGGACCCAGATCCTGCGCCTCGCCGACGAGGAGGGCGTGCACGTCGACGACGTCCTCGTCGCCGACGCCTCCCGGCGTACGACGACCCTGAACGCCTACGTGTCCGGTCTCGGCAGCACCCGTCGGGTCGTCGTCTACGACAACCTGGTCGACGACCTCCCGCAGGACGAGGCCCTCTCGGTGGTCGCGCACGAGCTCGGCCACGCCCGCGAGGGCGACGTCGTCACCGGCTCGGTCCTCGGGGCCGTGGGCGGCGCCTTCGGCATCGGGCTGCTGGCCCTCGTGGTCGGGGCGGTCGGAGGCACCGGCGCTGCGGCTCGTCCCGGCGAGCGGCGGCGGACCGGGATGGCCGACCCGGCCGTGGTCCCGCTGGTGCTGGCCCTGGTGGCTTTCGGGACGCTGCTCTCGAGCCCCGTCGAGAACGCCGTCAGTCGACAGATCGAGACCCGGGCCGACGTCGACGCCCTCGAGGCCACGCACGACCCCGACGCCTTCATCGCCATGCAGCGCCAGCTCGCACTGCGCTCGCTCTCCGACCCGACGCCGCCGGCGTGGTCGCAGCTGTGGTTCGGCAGCCACCCGACGACGCTGGGCCGGATCGCGATCGCCGAACAGCTGCGGGGCAACGGCGACCTCACGAAATGA
- a CDS encoding C40 family peptidase, producing MPESVSSPGRRTTHKGDRPLVLNGRKRLITALSGLALVVGVGLVPSTPAQAEPDIDTVQARVDRLYHQAEQASERYNDARLELRDLTRDLKALEADQGRQDDRLDVVQEQVQQSVVRQYEGESLSSVGQVLVSDDPGKFLSQLSTMSAFNDMQSQMFDDYATELKALDIRRTATEKRQAQVTATKKQLAAEKATIDTNLAEAKSLLGKLKAEAREAIVSRGDVRTPASVPASGRAAAAVQYAMAQVGKAYVYGAAGPNAFDCSGLTMMAWAQAGVALPHSSSAQYSSGPHIAESDLMPGDLVFYYSPISHVGMYIGNGMIVNALNPSAGVQVSSLHSMPYVGAVRPG from the coding sequence GTGCCCGAATCCGTCAGCTCACCCGGTAGGCGTACGACTCACAAGGGAGACCGCCCGCTCGTGCTCAACGGCCGGAAGCGACTCATCACTGCCCTCTCGGGCCTCGCCCTCGTCGTCGGCGTCGGACTCGTTCCGTCGACCCCGGCCCAGGCCGAGCCCGACATCGACACCGTCCAGGCGCGCGTGGACCGTCTGTACCACCAGGCCGAACAGGCCTCGGAGCGGTACAACGACGCCAGGCTCGAGCTGCGCGACCTCACCCGCGACCTCAAGGCCCTCGAGGCCGACCAGGGCCGCCAGGACGACCGTCTCGACGTCGTCCAGGAGCAGGTCCAGCAGTCGGTCGTGCGCCAGTACGAAGGCGAGAGCCTCTCGTCGGTCGGCCAGGTGCTCGTCTCCGACGACCCCGGCAAGTTCCTCTCGCAGCTCTCGACGATGTCGGCGTTCAACGACATGCAGTCGCAGATGTTCGACGACTACGCGACCGAGCTCAAGGCCCTCGACATCCGCCGCACGGCGACCGAGAAGCGCCAGGCGCAGGTCACCGCGACGAAGAAGCAGCTGGCGGCCGAGAAGGCCACCATCGACACGAACCTCGCCGAGGCGAAGTCGCTGCTCGGCAAGCTCAAGGCCGAGGCCCGCGAGGCGATCGTGTCCCGCGGCGACGTCCGGACCCCCGCCAGCGTGCCGGCCTCCGGTCGCGCCGCGGCCGCGGTGCAGTACGCCATGGCCCAGGTCGGCAAGGCCTACGTGTACGGCGCCGCCGGCCCGAACGCGTTCGACTGCTCCGGCCTCACCATGATGGCCTGGGCGCAGGCGGGCGTGGCCCTGCCGCACTCCTCGAGCGCGCAGTACTCCTCCGGCCCGCACATCGCCGAGAGCGACCTGATGCCCGGCGACCTGGTCTTCTACTACAGCCCGATCAGCCACGTCGGCATGTACATCGGCAACGGCATGATCGTGAACGCCCTGAACCCCAGCGCCGGTGTCCAGGTGAGCAGCCTGCACTCGATGCCGTACGTCGGTGCGGTCCGTCCTGGCTGA
- a CDS encoding Flp family type IVb pilin — MVEYLRILLNARFEKMDERGASAVEYGLLIAGIAALIVVVVFAFGDNITAIFDNTCKAVGDGASTGSSC; from the coding sequence ATGGTCGAGTACCTCCGCATCCTGCTCAACGCCCGCTTCGAGAAGATGGACGAGCGCGGCGCCTCGGCCGTCGAGTACGGCCTGCTCATCGCCGGCATCGCCGCCCTCATCGTCGTCGTCGTCTTCGCCTTCGGCGACAACATCACCGCCATCTTCGACAACACCTGCAAGGCCGTCGGCGACGGCGCGTCCACCGGGTCGTCCTGCTGA